The following proteins come from a genomic window of Diceros bicornis minor isolate mBicDic1 chromosome 4, mDicBic1.mat.cur, whole genome shotgun sequence:
- the PTGS2 gene encoding prostaglandin G/H synthase 2 — MLARALLLCVALALGQAANPCCSNPCQNRGVCMSVGFDQYKCDCTRTGFYGENCSTPEFLTRIKLFLKPTPNTVHYILTHFKGIWNIVNNFPFLRNAVMKYVLVSRSHLIESPPTYNVHYGYKSWEAFSNLSYYTRALPPVADGCPTPMGVKGNKELPDSKEIVEKFLLRRKFIPDPQGTNMMFAFFAQHFTHQFFKTDPKRGPAFTKGLGHGVDLNHIYGETLDRQHKLRLFKDGKMKYQIINGEVYPPTVKDTQVEMIYPPHVPEHLRFAVGQEVFGLVPGLMMYATIWLREHNRVCDVLKQEHPEWDDERLFQTSRLILIGETIKIVIEDYVQHLSGYHFKLKFDPELLFNQQFQYQNRIAAEFNTLYHWHPLLPDTFQIDDQEYNFQQFLYNNSLLLEHGLTQFVESFSRQIAGRVAGGRNVPAAAQKIAKASIDHSREMKYQSLNEYRKRFRLTPYKSFEELTGEKEMAAELEALYGDIDAMELYPALLVEKPRPDAIFGETMVELGAPFSLKGLMGNPICSPDYWKPSTFGGEVGFKIINTASIQSLICNNVKGCPFTAFSVQDPQLTKTATINASSSHSGLEDVNPTVLLKERSTEL; from the exons ATGCTCGCCCGCGCCCTGCTGCTCTGCGTCGCCCTGGCGCTCGGCCAGGCAG CAAATCCTTGCTGTTCCAACCCCTGTCAAAACCGAGGTGTATGTATGAGTGTAGGATTTGACCAGTATAAATGTGACTGTACCCGAACAGGCTTCTATGGTGAAAACTGTTCAACAC CTGAATTTCTGacaagaataaaattatttctgaaacCCACTCCAAACACAGTGCACTACATACTTACCCACTTCAAGGGAATCTGGAACATTGTCAATAACTTTCCCTTCCTGCGAAATGCAGTTATGAAATATGTGTTAGTGT CCAGATCACATCTGATTGAGAGCCCGCCAACTTATAACGTGCACTATGGCTATAAAAGCTGGGAAGCCTTCTCTAACCTCTCCTATTACACCAGAGCTCTTCCTCCTGTGGCTGACGGCTGCCCAACTCCCATGGGTGTGAAAG GGAACAAAGAGCTTCCTGATTCGAAAGAGATTGTGGAAAAATTTCTCCTAAGAAGAAAGTTCATCCCTGACCCCCAGGGCACAAACATGATGTTTGCGTTCTTTGCCCAGCACTTCACTCATCAGTTCTTCAAGACAGATCCTAAGCGAGGACCAGCTTTCACCAAAGGCCTAGGTCATGGG GTGGATTTAAATCATATTTATGGTGAAACTTTGGATAGACAGCATAAACTGCGCCTTTTCAAGGATGGAAAAATGAAATATCAG ATAATTAATGGAGAGGTGTATCCGCCCACAGTCAAAGATACTCAGGTGGAGATGATCTACCCGCCTCATGTCCCTGAACACCTGCGGTTTGCTGTGGGGCAGGAGGTCTTTGGTCTGGTGCCTGGCCTGATGATGTATGCCACAATTTGGCTTCGGGAACATAACAGAGTATGCGATGTGCTTAAACAGGAGCATCCAGAGTGGGATGATGAGCGGTTGTTCCAGACGAGCAGGCTCATACTGATAG GAGAAACTATTAAGATTGTGATTGAAGACTATGTACAGCACTTGAGTGGCTACCACTTCAAACTGAAGTTTGACCCGGAGCTGCTTTTCAACCAACAATTCCAGTACCAGAACCGCATTGCTGCTGAGTTTAACACACTCTATCACTGGCATCCTCTTCTGCCTGACACCTTTCAAATTGATGACCAGGAGTACAACTTTCAACAGTTTCTCTACAACAACTCCCTCTTACTAGAACATGGACTTACCCAGTTTGTGGAATCATTCAGCAGGCAAATTGCTGGCAGG GTTGCTGGTGGTAGGAATGTTCCAGCTGCAGCACAAAAAATAGCAAAGGCCTCAATCGACCACAGCAGAGAGATGAAATACCAGTCTCTTAATGAGTACCGCAAACGCTTTCGGCTGACGCCCTATAAATCATTTGAAGAACTTACAG gagagaaagaaatggcTGCGGAGTTGGAAGCACTCTACGGTGACATCGATGCCATGGAGCTGTATCCTGCTCTTCTGGTAGAAAAGCCTCGTCCAGATGCCATCTTTGGGGAGACCATGGTAGAACTGGGAGCACCATTTTCCTTGAAAGGACTTATGGGTAATCCTATATGTTCCCCTGACTACTGGAAGCCTAGCACTTTTGGTGGGGAAGTAGGTTTTAAGATCATCAACACTGCCTCAATTCAGTCTCTCATCTGCAATAACGTGAAAGGCTGTCCTTTCACTGCGTTCAGTGTTCAAGATCCGCAGCTCACCAAGACAGCCACCATTAACGCAAGCTCTTCCCACTCTGGACTGGAGGATGTGAATCCCACAGTATTACTAAAAGAACGCTCAACCGAACTCTAG